TTTATGTGAGTTCTCACAATCGGCGCCTTATTTGCTATACACTTTCATTAGCTCCTCCCCTAAAAACTGCAGTCGCTCTCCTACTGTACACGCCTCAATACAAAAACGATGGGCCCCTTGTTTCCCACGCTCTTTCCGCAGTTGCTTAATGACTAAGCAATCAGCACAGTACATATCATGTAGTTCATCAATATCTTTCATAACCGTCACTTTATCCATTAAGAACATTCGCCCCCTTCACGTCCAAATTTCATGTCTTTCTATTATGAAGTCAACATTGTGTTCAAGCAACTATTTTGTTCATCCTAATTTAACAAAAATTGTTTCAATCATTTGGAGGTTGTCAAACAGCCCCATTGCTGTACAATAAAATGGAAGTCTAATCGCAAAGTAGGGATTTTCATGTTAGAGGTCTATATCGATGCGGCAAGTGCAGGTAATCCTGGCCCTAGCGGCATTGGCATTTTTATTAAAGGAGAAGGCCATCACGTACAAATTAGTGAGTACATCGGTCATACAAATAATCATATCGCCGAATTCACCGCATTAGTACGGGGCTTAGAAGAAGCACAAAAACTAGGTACAAGCATTGTCTCCGTCCGTTCCGATTCAAAAGTGGTCGTTACATCTATAGAAAAAGAATATGTCAAAAACGAAGAATTTAAACCTTTTCTTGAACAAGCATTAACACTTGCAAATAATTTTGATTTATTTTTCATCAAATGGATTCCAGATGGGCAAAATAAAGCAGCAGATGCACTAGCACGCAACGCTATTCAAAAAGAAAAAAATTAAAAAAATAGGGGGACCGCCCGCTAAAACAAGCAGTCCCCTATTCGCTTATTTTTATTTCATTGTACGTTTCTAAAAGTCCTCGATAAGAACTTTCTTCAGAGAACCAAAGTTTTTCATTTTTACAAAACTCCACAAAATTAAAAAATTCCTTTTTCACTTCATTTTTAAAAAGTTCGATAGGAACTAGAAAGCGTTGGTGACAATCTAGTTGTATTTCATAAAACTCACCAACTTCTTGAATTACCGTATCATTATAGGAAGCATTATCTAAAAAAACAATTCCATGACTTCTTCCATCATAGTGATTATTAAAAATATAAATTAAATCACTCCACGTTTCTAATAAACTTTCCGTTAATTGTTCTTCACCAAAAATCACCACATTATTATAAATTAAGCTCACAAAGCCACATAAGTAATCACCTTCGTTTTCTTCTAATATCTTCTGTGCCATTTCCACAGCTAATGGATTGGTAATAGGAAAACTTTCGATTTTATAAACAGGAGCAGTTATATCTTCTTCTCCTATAAAAGTCTCGATTTTTAGTTTATTCATACAAAGCACCACACTTTTTGAAAACGAGTCTCATGTTAAAAGTCTTAAATCAGAGGAACTGCTCATTGGAAATAAGCAGTCCCTTGTCTGTATTTTTACCTTTCAACTTCTTTCATCTTCATCATAAAGTAATTCATCATACGTTTCTAAAATTCCACGATATAAACTTTCTTCGGCGAACTGTAATTTTTCATTCTTACAAAACTCCACAAAATTAAGAAATTCCTTCTTTACCTCATTCCGGAATAGCTCTATAGGTACGAGAAAACGCTGTAAATGATTTAGTTGAATTTCTTAAAAATGGCCAATTTCTTGAACTAATGCATTGCCCTTGTAATTATCTAAAAAAGTAATATCAATACTTCTTCCATCATATCTATGGTTTAAAATATAGATTAAATCACACCACGTATCTAATAAATCTCCCGTTAATTGTTCTTCACCAAAAATCACCACATTATTATAAAT
This genomic interval from Lysinibacillus sphaericus contains the following:
- a CDS encoding zinc-finger domain-containing protein, which codes for MDKVTVMKDIDELHDMYCADCLVIKQLRKERGKQGAHRFCIEACTVGERLQFLGEELMKVYSK
- a CDS encoding ribonuclease HI family protein: MLEVYIDAASAGNPGPSGIGIFIKGEGHHVQISEYIGHTNNHIAEFTALVRGLEEAQKLGTSIVSVRSDSKVVVTSIEKEYVKNEEFKPFLEQALTLANNFDLFFIKWIPDGQNKAADALARNAIQKEKN